One genomic segment of Sphingomonas sp. KR3-1 includes these proteins:
- a CDS encoding TetR/AcrR family transcriptional regulator C-terminal domain-containing protein, translating into MEKNLEKAPGRREARKQERREAILAIAQRVFLDQGYSAASMSAISAELGGSKGTLWSYFPSKEELFAAVLDDATIEYRRRLADLLQPGEDVRTAILKFCTSFLAKITSADGIRLHRLVAAEVARFPEVGEIFFRRAPLPTQQLLCGFFEREMAAGNLRRDDPLFAARVLASLCTGVQQRMLWGLTMTDAERDHEAELITDVFLRAFAPE; encoded by the coding sequence ATGGAGAAAAACCTCGAGAAGGCGCCCGGCAGGCGCGAGGCACGCAAGCAGGAGCGGCGCGAGGCGATCCTCGCGATCGCCCAGCGCGTGTTCCTCGATCAGGGCTATTCGGCAGCATCGATGTCGGCGATCTCGGCCGAGCTCGGCGGGTCCAAGGGCACGTTGTGGAGCTATTTCCCCTCGAAGGAGGAGCTGTTCGCGGCGGTGCTGGACGATGCGACGATCGAATATCGCCGCCGGCTCGCCGATCTGCTCCAGCCCGGCGAGGACGTGCGCACCGCGATCCTGAAATTCTGCACCAGCTTCCTCGCCAAGATCACTTCGGCGGACGGGATCCGGCTCCATCGGCTGGTCGCGGCCGAAGTCGCGCGCTTTCCCGAAGTCGGCGAAATCTTCTTCCGCCGTGCGCCGCTGCCGACCCAACAGCTGCTGTGCGGCTTTTTCGAGCGCGAGATGGCAGCGGGCAATCTGCGTCGCGACGACCCGCTGTTCGCCGCGCGCGTGCTCGCCAGCCTGTGTACCGGCGTCCAGCAACGGATGCTGTGGGGGCTGACGATGACCGACGCCGAACGCGACCATGAGGCGGAACTGATCACCGACGTCTTCCTGCGCGCCTTCGCGCCCGAATAA
- a CDS encoding efflux transporter outer membrane subunit yields the protein MTRFSLRPFLLAATAGTALLSACAPVPELGARPEVRAATSYAADQSLGARADAANWPASDWWSAYGDPQLNALIAEGLADSPDLAAAAARLRSAQGYAQQAGAALLPSVGAKASATEAKQSYNNGIPAAFVPQGWNDSGQVAANLSFDLDLWGKNRASLAAATSDAEAARIELDQSRLVLSTNIAGAYADLARLAAQRTVQARALELRSSTQKLVSDRVTNGLDTRAELKQADAAVPAARADLAATDEAIGLTRNRIAALLGKGPDRGLAIALPAGPAQVHGLPAGVTTDLIGRRPDIAAARARVEAAASRIKVARAAFYPSVNISALIGFQALGIDNLFKSGSTFGSAGPAVSLPIFEGGALAGQYKGARAGYDQAVANYDSAVTTAFREVADAVTSKSALVTRLSESRQALADSEAAYAVAKLRYEGGLSTFLNVLSAEQSVLLNRQIVADLEARAFTLDVQLVRALGGGFTDTNTAADAARKDPTHG from the coding sequence ATGACTCGATTCTCTCTTCGTCCCTTCCTGCTCGCCGCGACCGCCGGGACCGCGCTGCTTTCCGCCTGCGCGCCGGTGCCCGAGCTTGGTGCACGCCCCGAAGTGCGCGCGGCGACCAGCTATGCCGCGGACCAGTCGCTCGGCGCCCGCGCCGATGCCGCGAACTGGCCCGCCAGCGACTGGTGGAGCGCCTATGGCGACCCGCAGCTCAATGCGCTGATCGCCGAAGGCCTGGCCGACTCCCCCGATCTCGCCGCCGCCGCCGCGCGGCTGCGCTCGGCCCAGGGCTATGCCCAGCAGGCCGGCGCCGCCCTGCTCCCCTCGGTCGGCGCCAAGGCCAGCGCCACCGAAGCCAAGCAGAGCTACAACAACGGCATCCCCGCCGCCTTCGTGCCGCAGGGCTGGAACGACAGCGGCCAGGTCGCCGCCAACCTCAGCTTCGATCTCGATCTCTGGGGCAAGAACCGCGCATCGCTCGCCGCCGCGACCTCGGATGCCGAGGCCGCACGGATCGAGCTCGACCAGTCGCGCCTTGTCCTCTCGACCAACATCGCCGGTGCCTATGCCGATCTCGCCCGCCTCGCCGCGCAACGCACGGTCCAGGCGCGGGCGCTGGAGCTGCGCAGCAGCACGCAGAAGCTGGTCAGCGACCGCGTCACCAACGGCCTCGATACCCGCGCCGAACTCAAGCAGGCCGATGCCGCCGTCCCCGCCGCGCGTGCCGATCTCGCCGCCACCGACGAGGCGATCGGCCTCACCCGCAACCGCATCGCGGCGCTGCTCGGCAAGGGCCCGGACCGCGGCCTGGCGATCGCCCTCCCCGCCGGCCCCGCCCAGGTGCACGGCCTGCCCGCCGGCGTGACCACCGACCTGATCGGCCGCCGGCCCGACATCGCCGCCGCCCGCGCCCGGGTCGAGGCCGCAGCCAGCCGGATCAAGGTGGCTCGCGCCGCCTTCTATCCCTCGGTCAACATCAGCGCGCTGATCGGCTTCCAGGCGCTCGGCATCGACAATCTGTTCAAGAGCGGCTCGACCTTCGGCTCCGCCGGCCCGGCGGTGAGCCTGCCGATCTTCGAGGGCGGCGCGCTGGCGGGCCAGTACAAGGGCGCCCGCGCCGGCTACGACCAGGCCGTCGCCAACTATGACTCGGCCGTCACCACCGCCTTCCGCGAAGTCGCCGATGCGGTGACCAGCAAGAGCGCGCTGGTCACCCGCCTCTCCGAGAGCCGCCAGGCGCTCGCCGATTCCGAGGCCGCCTATGCGGTCGCCAAGCTGCGCTACGAGGGCGGACTGTCGACCTTCCTGAACGTGCTGAGCGCAGAGCAGAGCGTGCTGCTCAACCGCCAGATCGTCGCGGATCTCGAGGCGCGCGCCTTCACGCTCGACGTCCAGCTCGTCCGCGCGCTCGGCGGCGGCTTCACCGATACCAACACTGCGGCCGATGCCGCTCGCAAGGACCCGACCCATGGCTGA